One Malaclemys terrapin pileata isolate rMalTer1 chromosome 9, rMalTer1.hap1, whole genome shotgun sequence DNA window includes the following coding sequences:
- the SLC19A3 gene encoding thiamine transporter 2 has product MACWKEIRSSSWIYPTLVLCIYGFFSMMRPSEPFLTPYLTGPDKNLTIDEVTNQVFPVWTYSYLVLLFPVFLITDYLRYKPIIILQGLSFIITWLMLLFFQGVLAMQWMEFFYGMVTATEVAYYAYIYSVVSADHYQKVTSYCRSITLVATTVAAVLGQLLVSLAELSYFYLNAISLASLSLAFLASFFLPMPKKSMFFHKNRIPETPQGTMGQDTMSNAPSMNEQPSCQEDKDAAKSSVITRTLPECQSDKHQCHMLVQLCKDLKECYCTKKLLYWSLWWALATAGYNQIVNYVQVLWDDRAPSQNYDVYNGAVEAAATFLSSVTAMAVGYVKINWDLSGELALGIFSALDAGSLFLMHFTANIWACYASYLVFKSCYMLLITIATFQIAVNLTMERYALMFGFNNFVALVIQTIITVVVVDSRGLGLKIVTQFLIYGSYFAVIAGIFLIRSIYTIVSIQCKKETQNFSNGSQNIKEQESETRL; this is encoded by the exons ATGGCTTGCTGGAAGGAAATACGAAGCAGCAGCTGGATTTATCCTACCCTGGTCCTCTGCATTTATGGATTTTTCTCCATGATGAGGCCATCAGAACCTTTCCTCACCCCTTATCTAACAGGACCAGATAAAAACCTGACCATTGATGAG GTTACAAACCAGGTTTTCCCAGTTTGGACATACTCGTATCTGGTCTTACTGTTTCCTGTTTTCTTGATTACGGACTATCTACGCTATAAGCCCATCATTATTCTACAAGGCCTTAGCTTCATTATTACATGGCTGATGCTTTTATTTTTCCAAGGAGTGCTAGCCATGCAGTGGATGGAGTTTTTTTATGGGATGGTAACGGCCACTGAAGTTGCCTATTACGCCTACATTTACAGCGTTGTCAGTGCTGACCATTATCAGAAAGTGACTAGTTATTGCAGAAGCATCACACTTGTTGCAACCACAGTTGCAGCGGTGTTGGGGCAACTTTTAGTATCTTTGGCAGAGCTATCCTATTTTTATCTAAATGCCATTAGTTTGGCTTCTCTGTCCTTGGCCTTCCTAGCCTCATTTTTTCTACCAATGCCAAAAAAAAGTATGTTCTTTCACAAAAATCGTATCCCTGAAACTCCGCAAGGAACAATGGGGCAAGACACAATGTCAAATGCACCCAGCATGAACGAGCAGCCAAGTTGCCAAGAGGACAAAGATGCCGCGAAATCATCTGTCATTACCAGGACATTGCCTGAATGCCAGTCTGACAAGCACCAGTGTCACATGCTTGTGCAGTTATGCAAGGATTTAAAGGAATGCTATTGCACAAAGAAACTTCTTTACTGGTCCTTATGGTGGGCTTTAGCCACTGCAGGCTATAACCAGATTGTGAATTACGTCCAGGTGTTATGGGACGACCGAGCACCCTCTCAGAATTACGACGTTTATAATGGGGCTGTTGAGGCAGCAGCAACATTTCTGA GTTCAGTAACCGCCATGGCAGTAGGATATGTGAAAATTAACTGGGATCTTTCAGGAGAGCTAGCACTGGGAATcttctctgcactggatgctggTTCTCTATTTCTCATGCATTTTACTGCCAACATCTGGGCATGCTATGCTAGCTATCTAGTTTTCAAGTCATGTTATATGCTTCTCATAACAATAGCAAC GTTTCAGATCGCTGTCAATCTAACCATGGAACGCTACGCTTTAATGTTTGGATTCAACAACTTTGTTGCACTGGTGATTCAGACTATTATAACTGTAGTCGTAGTTGATTCAAGAGGTCTGGGATTGAAGATAGTCACCCAG TTCCTAATTTATGGCAGTTACTTTGCAGTCATAGCTGGGATTTTCTTGATCAGAAGCATTTACACAATTGTCTCAATCCAATGCAAAAAGGAAACACAGAACTTCTCCAACGGATCTCAGAACATTAAGGAACAAGAATCAGAAACCAGATTATAA